A genomic region of Ornithorhynchus anatinus isolate Pmale09 chromosome 7, mOrnAna1.pri.v4, whole genome shotgun sequence contains the following coding sequences:
- the NGF gene encoding LOW QUALITY PROTEIN: beta-nerve growth factor (The sequence of the model RefSeq protein was modified relative to this genomic sequence to represent the inferred CDS: deleted 1 base in 1 codon) produces MSMLYYTLIIAFMIGTQAAPQTEDNATLGLPAGSTISNTHQANPRHTPDAAPYPAPSPPARKINGRASGQMFNITVDPKLFRKRRLRSPRVLFSTQPPPVTADAQTPEYLDDDVSLNRTNRAKRSTHPVFHQGEFSVCDSVSIWVGDKNTATDIKGKEVTVLKEVNINNSVFKQYFFETKCRDPKPVASGCRGIDSKHWNSYCTTTHTFVKALTMEEKQASWRFIRIDTACVCVLSRKSGKP; encoded by the exons ATGTCCATGTTGTACTACACTCTGATTATAGCTTTTATGATCGGCACACAGGCAGCACCACAGACAGAGGACAATGCTACACTGGGGCTCCCAGCAGGATCCACTATTTCCAATACCCACCAGGCTAACCCTCGCCACACGCCTGACGCAGCTCCctacccggcccccagccccccagctagGAAGATAAATGGGCGGGCATCGGGGCAAATGTTCAACATCACTGTGGACCCCAAGCTTTTTAGAAAGAGGCGGCTACGGTCTCCTCGGGTTCTGTTCAGCACACAG CCCCCCCCGGTCACCGCGGACGCCCAGACCCCGGAGTACCTGGACGACGACGTCTCCCTCAACCGGACTAACCGGGCGAAGAGGTCGACCCACCCCGTGTTCCACCAGGGGGAGTTCTCAGTGTGCGACAGTGTCAGCATCTGGGTGGGGGACAAAAACACGGCCACTGACATCAAAGGGAAAGAGGTGACCGTGCTGAAGGAGGTCAACATCAACAACAGTGTGTTCAAGCAGTACTTTTTCGAGACCAAGTGCAGAGACCCGAAGCCCGTGGCCAGCGGGTGTAGGGGGATTGACTCCAAGCACTGGAACTCCTACTGCACCACGACGCACACCTTTGTGAAAGCTCTGACCATGGAAGAGAAGCAGGCGTCTTGGCGCTTCATCCGCATTGACACGGCCTGCGTGTGTGTACTCAGTAGGAAATCTGGGAAACCATGA